Proteins encoded together in one Entelurus aequoreus isolate RoL-2023_Sb linkage group LG20, RoL_Eaeq_v1.1, whole genome shotgun sequence window:
- the LOC133635746 gene encoding uncharacterized protein LOC133635746, which produces MAEMGISTRRLVLKKGAKPTIFDRPRTSPEHPTPSTSGQTGHMRSAFAKRERKRTIDQIMDSTTTASVADAVDEPMAMALDLPDEEGDQDQGNTREQGCQTDWVPIGTAPTAMTSSKSTQTGKIHHRSKGHQVTPDILERVRARPARVSEVPLSSVAAPSDSPEMQTNIAAPGVSGMQAKLRPPPALFDEGPASSPTAPFVGGSSDDSYVPSESTTSDPCQSDGSPDRPCTHQMHEEGCHKEPKYIIFESCLQSLVKWCHCPVCGSQDISPSWDSNGTQLTMTLQCASCDQRSSWSSQPNIGPYAAGNILLSAGILFAGASSGKVLQVLNSIGVVTYVKRTFFNHQELILQPAIKKVWEEQQRTHLTMLQVEGRPLVLGGDGRADSPGHSAKFGTYTTMELVANVVLDLQVVQSNECLGSYHMEMEGLKRMVELLISWDLDVGVLVTDRHRQIAKWIRENMPNTRHCYDIWHVAKSIGKKLKAIAKHKDCEDLKPWVQSIINHLYWAAVSTPPGEGELLVAKWKSVERHIQNIHKDHGDLFPICTHGQLQRQKKWLKQSSRSAVKLEEVVNNKSLLKDIAMLSGEHQTSKVEAFHSLIIQFAPKMYVFSYIGMLCRNLLAGLHWNENSSRPIATTQAGAERYAVRYPKYKAGGHVVKKIATEPTYRYVDDLIREVVAGCRQTPDERTPLSVTVDVPPFLCDELEKPDKEEAIAKHRSRFGKCEMPSR; this is translated from the exons atggcagaaatgggaatcagcactcgtcgactcgtgctgaagaaaggtgcgaagccaactattttcgatagaccacggacaagtccggagcacccgaccccctccacaagcggacagactgggcacatgaggtctgcatttgccaaaagggaaaggaagagg acaatagatcagatcatggacagtacgactacggcatcagtggcggatgcggtggatgaaccaatggcaatggcactagatttgcctgatgaggagggcgatcaagatcag ggaaatacaagagaacaaggatgccagacggactgggtaccgattgggacagcaccaacagcaatgaccagtagcaagagcacccaaacagggaaaatacatcatagatcaaagg gacaccaggtgaccccagatatcctcgagagggttagagctcggccggccagggttagtgaagtcccattgtcaagtgtagcagctccatctgacagccccgagatgcagactaacatagcagctccaggtgtgtctggaatgcaagccaagctacgaccacctcctgcattgtttgatgaaggaccagcatcaagtcccactgcgccttttgttggtggttcttccgatgacagctatgtgccgagtgagtcaacgacatcggatccgtgtcaatctgacgggtcgccagatcgcccatgtactcaccagatgcatgaagagggctgccacaaggaaccgaagtacatcatctttgagtcgtgcctccagagtctcgtcaagtggtgtcactgtccagtctgtggcagccaggacataagcccttcttgggattcgaacggtacacagctgaccatgactcttcaatgtgcatcatgtgaccagaggagtagttggagcagccagccaaacattggcccttatgccgcgggcaacatcctgctgtctgctggcatcctcttcgctggggcatcttctggcaaggtgttgcaagtgctgaacagcatcggagtggtcacgtatgtgaagaggacatttttcaaccaccaggagctcatcctgcagccagccatcaaaaaggtgtgggaggaacagcaacggacgcacctcaccatgctgcaggtggaaggccgacccctcgtccttggtggtgatgggcgagcagacagtccgggacacagcgccaagttcggtacctacaccacaatggagcttgtggccaatgtggttctcgaccttcaggttgtacag agcaacgaatgtcttggcagctaccatatggagatggaaggactgaagaggatggtggaactgctgatcagctgggacctggatgtcggggtgctggtgacagacagacacagacagatcgctaaatggattcgtgaaaacatgcccaatacacggcactgctatgacatctggcatgttgcaaaat ccatcggaaagaaactgaaggccatcgccaagcataaggactgtgaagacctgaagccctgggtgcaaagtataatcaaccacctctactgggcagcagtgtctacaccgcctggagagggggaacttctggttgccaagtggaagtctgtggagcgacacattcagaacatccacaaggaccatggcgacctcttcccaatttgtactcatggacaactgcaacggcaaaagaaatggctcaaacaaa gttcacgctcagcagtgaaactggaggaggtggtcaacaacaagtccctgctaaaagatatcgccatgctgtcgggtgaacaccagacttccaaggtggaggcgttccatagccttatcatacag ttcgcaccgaaaatgtatgtcttctcatacatcggaatgctgtgcag gaacctgcttgctgggctgcactggaacgaaaattcgagccgccctatagccactacacaagcgggtgctgagcgctatgcagtacgctacccgaagtataaagcagggggccatgtggtcaagaaaatcgcgacagagccaacatacc gctacgtagatgacttgatcagggaggttgttgctggctgcagacagacccctgacgagagaacaccactcagcgtcactgtggatgtgcctcccttcctctgcgatgaactggagaagccagacaaggaggaagccatcgccaagcacaggagtcgcttcggtaagtgtgaaatgccctcccggtaa